The genomic region CCCCCACTCAGCGACTACGGTGACCGGATGCCGATCAGTCGACGCCGAATCCTTCAGTTGGTGGCCGCCGGCAGCGGCGTCACCGCGCTCGGCGCGGCCGGCATCGCCCTGGTCGACGCCGAGGTGCTGCCCGGCCGGTCGGTGCTCGACCGCGCGCTGGGCCGCTGCGACGCCGCACCGCCGACCGCGCCGCAGGGCACGCCCCAGCCGCTGGTCACCGGCACCTTCCGCTCGACGGCACGCCGCCGGGAGGTCGGCTTCGCCATCTCCTACCCACCCGGGTACGCCCCGGGCGCGCGGCTGCCCGTCTGCCTGGCCCTGCACGGGTATGCGGCCGACGCCCGCTCCGCCGTCACCGCCGCCAGGTATCCGGAGTTCCTGGCCGGCGCGCTCGCGGCAGGGGTGCCCCCGTTCGCGCTGGCCGCACCGGACGGCGGCGACGGCTACTGGCATCCGCACGCCACCGACGACCCGCTCGGCATGCTCGTCGACGAGTTCCTGCCGCTGCTGGCCGGGCGTGGCCTGCGCACCGACCGGGTCGCGGTGGCCGGCTGGTCGATGGGCGGGTACGGCGCGCTGCTCGCCGCGCTGACCCATCCGGACCGGTTCCGGGCGGTGGTTGCCACCTCACCGGCGATCTTCCGCTCGTACGCCGACGCGGAGCGGGTCAACGCCGGCGCGTTCGACGATCCCGACGAGTGGGCCAGGTACGACGTGACGACCCGCGCCGCGCAGTTCGCCGGCCTACCGGTGCGGATCGCGATCGGCGCGGCCGACCCGTTCGCGGGCGCGGTCGAGACACTGCGGGACCGGCTGCCCGACCCGGGGGTGGTGACCATCGGGGTGGGCTGCCACGACGGCGACTACTGGGCGTCGGTCGCCCCGGCGCAGGTGCGGGCGATCGGCGCGGCGCTGGCCGGCTGACCCGTAGCTGACGTGTTCAGAAGGGCTCGAAGAATCGAACGGACCAGGTCGCATCATTCGTCGAGCCGAACACCCAACCGTTGGGCCCGTCGTAAGGCGCGGAGAGGATGTGCTCTGGGACGAGGAGGTAGTCGAGCCCGTCGAGTGCCTCCTCGATACGTGCGCGGTCGTCCGGGTGCAGGTGAGGTTTGTGGCCCCACGGAGCGGAAGATCCGCACGCGGCAAGGCCACCAAAATTGCTTACGCTCACAGTCAGCGACAGTGGGATTCGGGTACGTTTCGTGCGGCTGCGACTGACCTCGGAGGGAATCCAGATGCTGCCGAAACATGCGGAGTCCTGGGCCAGCCAGACGTCACATCGGCAACCGTAGGCCTCGCTCAATCGCTCCGCGAGCCGGTCGAACCGACCCTGGGTCGCCGCGAGGTCGAAGTGCCGTGGTACCTCCAGACCATCACCTGCGAATGGCTCGACCCGCTCGTTCGATGCCGCCCGCACCGATTGCGGCAGTGAGCCTTCCACCATGGCCCGCAGGAGCAACTCCGGACTGAGGCCGTGCCCTACCGGCGCGACCGGCTCGTCCAACTCCCGGAGCAACGACCACCAATCCGCGTCTGACATGGTCACGCGAGGAACCGTAGCCAGCGGGTGACAGCGCCAACAACCGATTTGAGCCGGGTCGGCAGGGCACCTGGCCCGGCACTGCTCGACGGCCCGGCGCGTCCGTCAGCGGGTGAGGCCGACGAGCGTCGCCAGCCGCGCCACGCCGGCCGGCGCCGGCTGCGCCCGGGCGACATCGGCGATGAGAGTACGCGCCAACGGCCGACACCGAACCTCAGCAGGCGCGACACTGTCCGCGTCGACAAGCGCACGCGCCGCCCCACGCAGGTCACCCACCTGGAGATACGCCCGAGCGGCGTCGAGCAGGTAGGGCGCCCCGATACTCGGCCGGCAACCGCCGCCACCCGTCTCGCCGAACGACGCTCACATGCCGTCGCACCGCCTCGGCGGCGTCACCCCGATGCGCCGCCACCAGCACCCGCGCCACCTCGACGGCGACCGGCCCGAAGCTGGTGCGGTGCTGATCGTCGTACCCCCGAAGGTGTGCGGCGACGTCCGCGGCTCGGTCGGACGATCGGGTGGTTCCGCGGGCAGGTGCCCACAGCAGGGTCGCGGGCGGCGACCCCTAGCGGCCGCGAAGCATGTCGGCGAGGCCGGCGGGATAGAGCGGGCGGCCTGCGGTGAAGCTGCTCAAGGAACGCCACATGACTTGCGTGCCCGGATTGTCGAGGATCTCGCCGACCGTGTCCCGCTCGTAGAGCGACTGGTCGGTGAGCCGGCAGTCGTAGACGAAGACAATCTCATGCCCGTCGCGGCCGAATCCCTGAAAGAGGTTTTCCAGAACGCCCAGTAGGCGTACGTCGAGGAGTTCGACGTCGAGTTCCTCGCGCAGTTCGCGACGTACGGCGGCCTCGGCCGTCTCGCCGAATTCGATCCCCCCGCCCAGGGGACGGTAGAAGGTCTCGTCGTTCGTGGAGTCGTGGTGCTCGAATACGAGCAGGTCCTCACCACGACGTGGCACGGCAAGGGCGACCGGGCGGATTGACGACATCAGTCGAGGCTAATGCTCCAACCCGGGATCGTGAGGCAGGCCGAGGTGACCTCGATCGCGGTCGTAGGTGCCTAGATCGTTGACCGGTAATTCTGGGCGGGTCATCAATGGTCGTAGGCGATCAAGGAGCGTTTGACGGGTGCGTCGATGGTCCAGTTGTGCCAGATCGCGGCGTTGAGGGGGGAGCAGGCGTTGCAGGACACGGTCCATAGGCCGGCCGGTACCCGCCCGCCGTGTTGTTCCAGGCCGAGTTGGTTCTTCAACGTCCAGATGATCGCTTCATGCGTTGGCGTAAGCAGTTCGGGGCGGGTCTGGGAGGTTTCTCGTCCTTGCGGGCCGGGTGGATCAGTAACAGGCCCAGGTCGGTGAACAGTTGCTCGCTGCCGCCGGACAAGCCCTTGTCGGTGACCACGGTGGTGCCCGGGGCGGGCTGGTTAGCGGGCTGGCGGGTCAGGATCTGGCGGGTCGCTTGGCGATCGCCGAGCATCACGAATACTCCTGTTCCAGGATAGCCAGGTCGCGGTCGGCGAACTGCACGTGCGCCCACTGGTCGCTGAAGATGACTTGCAGGCACTTGACCGCCGTACGTTCGGCGGGCGGCGGGCAGCCGATCGCGGTGTTCGGCCCCCGCACGCGGTCCAGCTCCTCCTGCGTGACCTGCGCCAGATATGCGCGCAGATCGGCGATCCGCTCGGCGCGCACGGCGAGGATTTCGCCGAGGGTGGGCGCGGCCGACTCGTCGATGCCGAACTCGGTGCCGTTGGTGGTGAACGATGCGGGTACGCCGATCGGATGGAACGGGTTCGGGCGAAGGGCCGCCGCGTGGCCATACCAGGCGTCCACGACGAAGATCGTGTGTCGCAGGGTTTGGGCGAGCGACCATTCGTCGTTCACTGATCTGTGGACGGCTTCCTCTGGCAGCACGCTTACGCGTCGCAGCGTCGCTTGCCACAGCTCCTCGATGACATCCACCGCATCGCGCATCGTCTCGGGTGTGGTTGGCTGCAGTCGAAGCCGTTCGGGGTGCAGGCGATCCAGCTCGGCCTCGATCAATGGCATGACCTCCACGCCGTTGACGCGCAGGCCGTTGATCGCCCCGTCGATGTCGGCGTCCAACAGCAGCACGCCACGCATCCGGGCGCCGCTGAGATCCACCTCGCGGAAGGTTGCGCCGGCCATTGACAGGTCGATGAACTCCGTACCCTCGTAGTCGGGATGCTGCACGAATCGCGTCATCGGCACATCGTAGGGGCCCGGTACGACAAGACCACCAAATCAAGATCCCAGCATTGGGCTGCCCGGAGGTTTCCGGACAGGGTTCCATTCGGGACCATTGACCGGGAGCGGAGGAGATAGTAATGGCACAAGTGAAGAGAAGAAATACCGGTCAACGATCTAGATGTGTGTTCTTGCCTGCTCGATGTGCCGCACGATGGCATGGGCGCCGTGGGCTTGGGCGATGGCGTTCGCCTCGTCGAGTGTAGTGAGCGCATCCGAACGGCGGTCCTGGGCAGCGGCGATGTAGGCTAGGCCGACCATGTTGGCGGCCACGCCCGGCAGGGCCCCCACTTCTCGGCGCAGCCGTGACGACTCCTCCAGCCGCTCGCGCGCTTCGTCCAGTCGACCCGCCGTGTGCGCCGCGATGCCCAGGTGGCGAAGTGCCTCGGCCTCGGTCGCCTTGTCGCCGACCTGCGCCGCCATTTGGTAGGACCGTGTCAGGTGCGGAACCCCGGTCTCGTTGTCGCGCCGGATCACCTGATGCAGGCAGCCGATCCAGAACAGCGTCTCGGCCTGGCCGCGCGTGTCGCCCAGCGCCTGGTACAGCTCCATCGCACGCTCGAACAACTGCAGTTCAGCCGAGTCCTCGACGGGCGACGCACCGCTGATGGCGCGTTCGTTGAGGAATCGCGCATGCAGGATCCGCCCCCGGGCCAGCGCGGTGTCGGCCTCCAGCGCGTCCAGGTCTCGTTCGGCGTCGGCCAGCACGCCAGCATCGCCGCTGAACACGGCGTGTTCATAGAGGGCCCTGGCCCGTTCGATGCGATCTTCGGCGTTCATCGCCGCCCCCGTCCCGGCATCGCCACTGCGCGCCGGCTCAGCAGCTTAGTGGTGCGCCCGTTCGTCGGGTGGGTGGCGGCCGCCGGTCGGCGTCCGGCGGCCGCCACCACAACCGGTCAGCTGGCGTACACCTCAAGTGCCGCCAGTTGCCCGGCCGGCCAGCCGGTGTTACCGGTCACGGTGATACGCACGTAGCGGGTCTGCGCGGCGCTGAAGGTCAGCGCCACCTGGTTGCCCGTCGAAGGGTCGAACGTCCGCGCCGCCGCCCCAACAAGCGTCCCGAAGCTCCCCCCGTCGGTGCTGCCCTGCACGGCCAGAGTCTGCGTCCGCGTCGCCCAGGCCGACGACGGCGGCAGCTTCAGCACCACCCGCCCGACCGTGCGCGAAGCGCCCAGGTCGACCTGCACCCACTGCGGGAACGCGTTGTTGGCGCTCTCCCAGTAGCTGTTCGCGTCGCCGTCCACCACGTTGCCCGACCCGTAGGTCTGGACGTGGCTGCTCTCGCTCGTGGATCGACCGCGGGCGAGGTCGGAGTTGGCCGGGGCGTCGGTGGTCACGGTGACCGCGTTCGAGGCCGCCGAGGTGTTGCCGGCGGCGTCGCGGGCGGTGACCGTGAAGGTGTACGCGGTGGAGGCGCTGAGCCCACTCACGGTCGCCGTGGTGCCCGTGACCGTGCTGACCACAGTGCCGCCCTGGCGCACCTGGTAGCCGGTCACGCCGTTGTCGTCGGTGGACGCCGTCCAGGCCAGGGACACACTCGTCGCCGTCTTGCCAGTCGACGTGAGGCCGCTCGGCGCGGTCGGCGGGTTGTCGGTGGTGCCGCTTGAGGCGTACACCTCGACCTGGGAGAGCTGGCCCGCCGCCAAGCCGGTGTTGCCGGCGATGCTCAGCCGGACGTAGCGGGCCGTGGTGGTCGTCAGCGTGCGCGTGACGGTGTTGCCGGTCGCCGGGTCGAAGGCGAACGCGGAGGCCCCGGCGATTGTCGAGAAGGAGCTGCCGTCGACGCTGCCCTGCACGGTGATGGTCTGGGTGCGCGCGCCCCAGCCGGCGGGCAGCCGCACCACGAGCTTGTTGACCGGGTAGCTGGCGCCCAGGTCGACCTGCCACCAGTGCGGGAAGGACCCGCTGCCGCTCTCCCAGTAGCTGCCGGCGTCGGAGTCCACCGCGTTGGACGCCGCGAACGAGCCGTTCTGGCTGCTCGCCGAGGTGGACCGGCCGGCCGCGAGGTTTCCGGTGGCCGGCGGCGGGGTGCCGACAGTCGGCGGCGTCGGGCGTACGGCGGTGAGCGCGAGTTGGCCCTTGAGCATCCGGCCGCCGTCGCCGGTAATGCGCAGGTAGTAGTCGGAGGAGCAGGCGACGCCGTCCTCGTCCAGAGCCCGGATGTTCGCGCCGGCCGGGGTGGTGGCCTGCGTCTCGGACGTCTTGGCGATCTGGTTGCCCTCGTTGTACTCGTCGAACATCGACACGTACAGGCCCTGGGAGCCGAGCCGGACCATGTTGTAGATGTGCCGCCAGTAGAAGTCGCCGTGCTTGCGGTGCCCACCGGCCAGGTCACCGGGCATCACGCAGGGCAGGTAGTCGATGCCACGCGCCGCGCAGTCCGCCATGTCGCCGACGTTGACGTTGTTGTAGTACGAGTCGAGCTCCTCCACGGTCCGGGCCCGGTAGACCATCCACGGCGAGATGGCGTGGAAGGCGTGGTAGACGTCGAGGAAGCCGGCGCGGGAGTCCTCGATGCCCTGCCGCCACCAGGTGGGCACGCCACCGATGACGTAGCAGCCCTGCGCCTTGAACCAGTTGATGACCTCCAGGCAGGGCCCCGGGGTGAAGGGTCGGCTCGACTCGCTGAAGCCGAAGCCCCAGATGCAGACGACAGGCTTGCCGTTCTGGCGGGCGTACGCGCTGGACGCGGTGTGCGCCGACATCTTCGTCGTCCAGTCGGTCTTGATGTCCGTCTGCATGGTCAACCAGTCGGTGACGTCGTACATGATGTAGAACTTGCGGCTGTAGCGCTCGGCCGCCGAGCGGACCTTCTGCGTCATCGCGTCGCGGGTCGGCCCCTCGTCGCCCGTCGGGTTGAACCGTTGCAGCGCGGCGGTGTCGCAGCCGTACTCCTGCATCCAGCGGAAGTGGGTGTCCACCGTCTGCTGGTCGTAGGAGGAGAAGAGGGTGGCAGGCGATCCGTTGCCGAGGTTGGGGTACGCGGTGGGATAGCTGCGCGTGTACTCGCGCATGTCCGGCCAGGACACGATCGTGGTGTTGGACGGCGACGGCGGCTGGAAGCGGTCGCGGCTCCAGTGCCACCAGCCGCCGATGGGCGCCGAGTCGCCGGGTGCGCTGAACCAGCCCTGGTAGCCGACAGTCACCTTGCCGACCACGTCCCCCACCGGGCTCGCGGCGGAGGCCGGTGTCGCCAGTGTGGTGAGCAGTTCGGTGGTGGAGGTGGCGGCGAGGGCGGACCCCGCTAGTACGGACGTGACGAACCTGCGGCGGGATACCGCCATGAGGACCACTCCTTCGGGACGGAAGGCATTGACGGCCATCGTGGCAGCAGTCGATGCTATCCCGCAAGAGTGCGACGGATCGATGAAAAATCAAAGCAGGCCGCCGGCAGGAGCCGGGTGCCAGCGGGGGCCGGAACCACGTCGGTTCCGGCCCCCGTCGGTACGCTCGAACCGCTACGGCGTCGGGTACTGCGCGACGTATACCGGCGCACCGACCTTCGTCATGTCGGCCGCGTCGCCGACGCCGTTGACCACGTGGTCGATCGTGCCGGCACTGAGGTTGACGGTCATGATGTGGTGCAGCCGCACTCCCGGCGTGACAGGCGCCTCGAAGCCGTTCTCCGTGTGGATCGACGGGTTGTTCTGGTTGAAGACGTACACCCCGCCGCCGTAGAGGTCGTGGTGGCGGACCCGGTCGCCGACCTTGTAGCCGGCAAAGCCCTCGACCGTGCCGTTCATCCAGTCGGCCTGCGTCGGCGGGTCGTACGGCAGCTCGTTCTGGTAGAGGATCGTGGTGCCGTGCTCGCCGTTCCAGACCGTGTTGTAGCGCTGGAAGTGCTCGACGAACAGCCCGGTGGCGGTCACGTGGTCGCCGTTGATGACGGCGCCGTAGCGGCCGGTGTTGGTGCGCCAGCGGTCGGTGTCGCCGTTGACGCCCTCGGTGAAGCCCTCCACGCCGTGGTCACCGCGCCACACCCAGGTGTGGTCGATGAGGACGTTGTCGCTGTTGACCTCCAGCGCGGTGTTGGTCCGGCCGATGTGCGGGCCGCCGACGCGGAAGTACACGTCGGACAGCGTGGTCGGGTTGGCCGGGCTGCTGTGGCCGTGCCCGTGCGAGCGGCCCACCCGGAGCAGGGCCGGCGACTCGACGGTGCCGGCGTCGATCGTGACGCCGGCGACGATCACACCGGGCACGTCGGCGACGTCCAGCGGGACCGCGCCGTTCACCGCGGTGAGGGTGGCGTGGCCGATGCCGAGGACCACCGTGTCGGCCCGCCGGATCTCGATGCTGCGGGCGATGTCGTAGACGCCGGGGGTGAGCAGCAGATTCTTGCCGCGCGCGAGCTGGCTGTTGATGACGCGTACCGGGTCGGACGGCTTGGCGACGAAGAAGTCGTCGATCCCGATGGTCCGCCCCGGGGTGATGCCGTCGGCCCAGGAGACGCCCCGGCTGTCGCGCTGCGCCGCCGGCACCCGCACGTTGTAGCGGCCCCTGCCGTCGACGTACAGGTAGGGCTTCTCGCGGCTCAGCGGGGTGGTGTCGAGCGTGGTGTACGGCGGGTCCGGGAACGTGGCGTCGTCCGGTGCGCCCTCGACGCCCGCGAAGACCTGGTTCCACACGGCGTTGGACCACCCGGCGACCTCGCTGTTGCGGGTGAGCCACTGCTGCTGGGAGCCGTTCGTGGTGGCCGGCAGCCGCGAGTCGGCGATGAAGCCGCCGCTGGCGTACTGCGGGCCGGCCGTGCAGTAGTCCATCAGGGACAGCCCGCCGCCGGTGATGTTGAGTCGGCGCATCGAGACCGCCTGGGACACCGCCCAGAAGTTCGCCGTCGCCCGGCAGCCGTCCTGCCCGGCGCCGTTGACGGTGAGCGAGAGGTTGGACAGGGTGCGCCAGAAGTTGACGAGCGCGAGGCAGTTGCCGGTGCCGCCGTCGGCCAGGCAGCGGTTGTAGACCTCGAGCTTGCCGTTGACGGCGACGTCGGTGGGTGCGGCGCCGAGGCCGGCGACCTCGGTGTAGTAGCCGACCTTGGCCTGCAACGGCTGCTCGGCCGTGCCGTACGCGCCCGGCTTGAACAGGTAGGCGTGCCGCTCGGTGCCCATCTCGTTGTCGACCTGTCGGGCGTGGGCGGCGTCGAGGGTCTGCTGGATCTCGCTGACCGGCATGCTCGGGTCGAAGATCGTCACGTTCGGCCCGAAGTCGGGTGCGCCGTGCGTCGGGCGGCCGGCGGTGGCGGCGGTGCCGCTGGTGGCGAGGGCGGTGGTGACCAGAAGGGCGAGGATCAGGGTACGTCGGGACGGGCTTGTCATGTGGTTCGTCCTCTCCGCTGGCCAGGGGGCGTGCTCCCGGCACAGCTGGGGGCGTGAGAGCGCTCTCTGATGTTTCTACCCGTTAATGCGGCCACACGCCACGAGCGGCGCACCACGAATCTCGGCGGGCCGGGTGCGCGCGGTACGGCGACGGTACGGAAAGGGAACACCGCGCTGGTCTGCTCGGCTCATGCGAGTACGCGGAACACCCGGACCACTCCGGCCCGGACGGCGGGCGACAGTCGTCATCGTCACCCTCGCCGTGGCACTACCGCTGGCCGCGTCGTCGATCGCCGCAGCCCGGCCCGGCCCGCCGTCGGCGGGAACGGCGTCGACGAGCACGTCCTCGGCCGATCCGGGCGGACCCGTCCCGGCCGAGGATCGGCAGATCCTGGCGCGCGCCGAGTCACTTCTGACCCGGGACTGCATGGCCCGCGCGGGCTTCCAGCTGTGGCTGGGCACGCCACCACCGGCAGACGAGTTGCTCTCCTTCCCGTACGTCGTCGACGACGTCGAGTGGGCGCGTAGACACGGCTTCGGCTCGG from Micromonospora lupini harbors:
- a CDS encoding alpha/beta hydrolase, producing MPISRRRILQLVAAGSGVTALGAAGIALVDAEVLPGRSVLDRALGRCDAAPPTAPQGTPQPLVTGTFRSTARRREVGFAISYPPGYAPGARLPVCLALHGYAADARSAVTAARYPEFLAGALAAGVPPFALAAPDGGDGYWHPHATDDPLGMLVDEFLPLLAGRGLRTDRVAVAGWSMGGYGALLAALTHPDRFRAVVATSPAIFRSYADAERVNAGAFDDPDEWARYDVTTRAAQFAGLPVRIAIGAADPFAGAVETLRDRLPDPGVVTIGVGCHDGDYWASVAPAQVRAIGAALAG
- a CDS encoding NUDIX hydrolase, with product MSSIRPVALAVPRRGEDLLVFEHHDSTNDETFYRPLGGGIEFGETAEAAVRRELREELDVELLDVRLLGVLENLFQGFGRDGHEIVFVYDCRLTDQSLYERDTVGEILDNPGTQVMWRSLSSFTAGRPLYPAGLADMLRGR
- a CDS encoding DinB family protein, giving the protein MTRFVQHPDYEGTEFIDLSMAGATFREVDLSGARMRGVLLLDADIDGAINGLRVNGVEVMPLIEAELDRLHPERLRLQPTTPETMRDAVDVIEELWQATLRRVSVLPEEAVHRSVNDEWSLAQTLRHTIFVVDAWYGHAAALRPNPFHPIGVPASFTTNGTEFGIDESAAPTLGEILAVRAERIADLRAYLAQVTQEELDRVRGPNTAIGCPPPAERTAVKCLQVIFSDQWAHVQFADRDLAILEQEYS
- a CDS encoding tetratricopeptide repeat protein, whose amino-acid sequence is MNAEDRIERARALYEHAVFSGDAGVLADAERDLDALEADTALARGRILHARFLNERAISGASPVEDSAELQLFERAMELYQALGDTRGQAETLFWIGCLHQVIRRDNETGVPHLTRSYQMAAQVGDKATEAEALRHLGIAAHTAGRLDEARERLEESSRLRREVGALPGVAANMVGLAYIAAAQDRRSDALTTLDEANAIAQAHGAHAIVRHIEQARTHI
- a CDS encoding galactose-binding domain-containing protein, which gives rise to MAVSRRRFVTSVLAGSALAATSTTELLTTLATPASAASPVGDVVGKVTVGYQGWFSAPGDSAPIGGWWHWSRDRFQPPSPSNTTIVSWPDMREYTRSYPTAYPNLGNGSPATLFSSYDQQTVDTHFRWMQEYGCDTAALQRFNPTGDEGPTRDAMTQKVRSAAERYSRKFYIMYDVTDWLTMQTDIKTDWTTKMSAHTASSAYARQNGKPVVCIWGFGFSESSRPFTPGPCLEVINWFKAQGCYVIGGVPTWWRQGIEDSRAGFLDVYHAFHAISPWMVYRARTVEELDSYYNNVNVGDMADCAARGIDYLPCVMPGDLAGGHRKHGDFYWRHIYNMVRLGSQGLYVSMFDEYNEGNQIAKTSETQATTPAGANIRALDEDGVACSSDYYLRITGDGGRMLKGQLALTAVRPTPPTVGTPPPATGNLAAGRSTSASSQNGSFAASNAVDSDAGSYWESGSGSFPHWWQVDLGASYPVNKLVVRLPAGWGARTQTITVQGSVDGSSFSTIAGASAFAFDPATGNTVTRTLTTTTARYVRLSIAGNTGLAAGQLSQVEVYASSGTTDNPPTAPSGLTSTGKTATSVSLAWTASTDDNGVTGYQVRQGGTVVSTVTGTTATVSGLSASTAYTFTVTARDAAGNTSAASNAVTVTTDAPANSDLARGRSTSESSHVQTYGSGNVVDGDANSYWESANNAFPQWVQVDLGASRTVGRVVLKLPPSSAWATRTQTLAVQGSTDGGSFGTLVGAAARTFDPSTGNQVALTFSAAQTRYVRITVTGNTGWPAGQLAALEVYAS
- a CDS encoding adenylyl cyclase: MTSPSRRTLILALLVTTALATSGTAATAGRPTHGAPDFGPNVTIFDPSMPVSEIQQTLDAAHARQVDNEMGTERHAYLFKPGAYGTAEQPLQAKVGYYTEVAGLGAAPTDVAVNGKLEVYNRCLADGGTGNCLALVNFWRTLSNLSLTVNGAGQDGCRATANFWAVSQAVSMRRLNITGGGLSLMDYCTAGPQYASGGFIADSRLPATTNGSQQQWLTRNSEVAGWSNAVWNQVFAGVEGAPDDATFPDPPYTTLDTTPLSREKPYLYVDGRGRYNVRVPAAQRDSRGVSWADGITPGRTIGIDDFFVAKPSDPVRVINSQLARGKNLLLTPGVYDIARSIEIRRADTVVLGIGHATLTAVNGAVPLDVADVPGVIVAGVTIDAGTVESPALLRVGRSHGHGHSSPANPTTLSDVYFRVGGPHIGRTNTALEVNSDNVLIDHTWVWRGDHGVEGFTEGVNGDTDRWRTNTGRYGAVINGDHVTATGLFVEHFQRYNTVWNGEHGTTILYQNELPYDPPTQADWMNGTVEGFAGYKVGDRVRHHDLYGGGVYVFNQNNPSIHTENGFEAPVTPGVRLHHIMTVNLSAGTIDHVVNGVGDAADMTKVGAPVYVAQYPTP